In Plasmodium gaboni strain SY75 chromosome 14, whole genome shotgun sequence, one genomic interval encodes:
- a CDS encoding putative membrane protein (conserved Plasmodium membrane protein, unknown function), producing MIRTRIVFERVFFLIIFSGIVYFFLDFMTVYESSIRYLSFLLLLFIYCVSYILAIIPDIANSINYISFYKTRKKKVFSYAFKKDIFCQKKKKKRISNKDLEIHNLIDTNFFYINPGVIEKEYYEKKNEFNDAYMYYLKHIKYMQKRDRKNSNQTNTNSYINSKEGMDQEDFIKHINNRVHDNINYKIDKKENIYKNADSYIDNNIYGMNKKEKKDHKKYIIDNSEEFEKICFNDQGKKIKIKDKIIRYIELSNHNNNNNNNSVNIKNRNDEENIYVNKNKYFVEEGNNNKTKKNVSYKSYAYNGKTRNVQNIYQIHNKGLCIYNEMMEQHDSSLLYNRKKDTKKMIGSFLHDKIYLDDENDISSDEDIEYINKKQKYVYLLLNKILCKNKNKRNNSYFWSGYHSNINSYTLDSFYDRNKRINKNTNFNKWHNLYLKCIINIKINFMEFCKNSAFIIADIIITLLLNILWLKVHKYIYRNNDDLDRGMFNWNTSKIPKIYNTIEGYLQYFILYDMCIKLFLFFSSNYILSFWFLLNLLNTPFFYILVSYFNNIKYKKIHWLYLSCPLRFLNFLRIEDLFGKNNNYNKLNIPLIKLSVQIFVMIYTYACLNYLIEQPCRGQYELYDYVFSGMQTVTTAALGKGTCFPFSFKGRFAHILYIFMTFTYIHYKIRSLKNYIVEEKKIYGKIPNIGSCYFVIIGHIKPIQLYVIINELQSTYNNLDEIIILTSLPIKFYWNIIRLLNKKNMCQISVCLYDLNKPMPLKIKKIITYSSGIFICNNIINTHYNINNDMETLKRYNEINTFGPYDKHISIFLNNMCNKNILLQRYNRHILCLNDLKMKLFAKTVDDCHGMFLLILLFFMNTPQKIKCKHTYILTKYFDRQIKRHNKKKKKYNKLKRYKSLHNSSSNKYKYYDNIFFKINMKLKSLFYPTKSKRIKTNIQNQTNNKRSYNFLKNMFFIFYTKRFIRNGKNNNIYMNQNTQSIEKQKTRTYRDNEQGYYKINIDKEDIDSNDFSYYNINHKNVKEINKNNDWLYNSQTYGRTKRIKKKINNKVHFVNENKTNNDERNKSKNNMYSNKNIKSNKSIRNKYYENKFKKSFCKTFLSYKFDESTIFNSFTNYLNYMKGIKYNIYKIKFPAAFLNIHFVTIVQYMYMNYNAFVIGIIDEDNQVKLNPVDYIYLDPDIYFIMLTDSFNLLHKITHIKKIELDWLDKIDEIKIKRTQKFVKHEKKDTSSLQETVEEYNTYRTNNDQSSEEHNNKNNYNYCSNNNWNNYFEYYNKDLSQKHREISKLREEDNIYFNPVLNIFKVENYLEAYKVFSLKNKNKNKNEMINKKINLNVGKDHSKSDHKNRTSFIEQNIYNKKEEIFLTNNKENNKNEKLKEKKEHFSNDIMENDNYDDHYNNYNFIILIYWPQSLNTFLKILFQKRQHNIIILSDQIPSYIYNNNLFPYRYNICYIQKSPLILFNLILSGILVCEKCIIFKNYLKLDSYQNIVSYNEKTKNINFLEYMCEYNDSDLIIIYNNIENIFRRKDININFINYQIKSYNEKYKYHDYLKNKLSIQYRHNPAFMNNLYTHNDNINNHKQKNKKQYSQSECYSNNIISEKKIKKPINESNIKEIKKYNKKNNKKNKNKKLYLLIELNNALSIQYLNNDVLTNVNILKEQIDNINKNKSHNLLFVENYKKQIQFFNYGNLLVENIYKKIEHIFVDNYFFYLYFLQFTSASIFIDELLYHLIGYTFPIKKNSLDISTINSFIHGTYVDKKKKIKTDLILKNIHPKYHCRNFFFLFQKYLKKGRIIIGIYRCDEDNHMTIVIPCPQKNLLMHKNDKVYVLQSEYES from the exons atgataagAACACGCATAGTCTTTGAGAGGGtcttttttcttataatattttctgGAATTGTTTACTTTTTCCTTGATTTTATGACCGTATATGAAAGCTCCATAAGATATTTAAGTTTCCTTTTActtctttttatttattgcGTTTCCTATATCCTTGCTATAATTCCTGATATTGCAAATTctataaattatatttcattttacAAAACTAGGAAAAAGAAGGTTTTCTCCTATGCCTTTAAGAAGGATATATTTTGtcagaaaaaaaagaaaaaaaggataAGTAATAAAGACCTAGAAATTCATAATTTAATAGACAccaattttttttatatcaatCCTGGAGTTATtgaaaaagaatattatgagaaaaaaaatgaatttaaCGATGCTTATATGTATTACTTGAAgcatattaaatatatgcaAAAAAGGGACAGGAAAAATAGTAATCAAACCAATACAAATagttatataaattcaAAGGAAGGTATGGATCAAGAAGATTTTATTAAgcatataaataatagagttcatgataatataaattataaaatcGACAAGaaggaaaatatttataaaaatgcTGATAGTTATATTgataacaatatatatggaatgaataaaaaagaaaaaaaagaccATAAAAAGTATATCATAGATAATTCTGAAGAGtttgaaaaaatatgttttaatgatcaagggaaaaaaataaaaataaaagataaaattaTTAGATATATAGAATTGAgtaatcataataataataataataataatagtgtgaatattaaaaatagGAATGAcgaagaaaatatttatgttaataaaaataaatattttgttgAAGAAGggaataataataaaacaaaaaaaaatgtatcATATAAATCTTATGCTTATAATGGAAAAACAAGAAATgttcaaaatatttatcaaatacataataaaggtttatgtatatataatgaaatgATGGAACAACATGATAGTTccttattatataatagaaAGAAAGATACGAAAAAGATGATTGGTTCATTTTTACATgacaaaatatatttagatgatgaaaatgatataaGTAGTGATGAGgatatagaatatataaataagaaacagaaatatgtttatttattattaaataagatattatgtaaaaataaaaataaacgAAATAATAGTTATTTTTGGTCTGGATATCATTCCAATATAAATAGTTATACTTTAGATAGTTTTTATGATAGAAATAAACGAATAAATAAGAATAcaaattttaataaatggcataatttatatttaaaatgtataataaatataaaaataaattttatggaattttgtaaaaataGTGCTTTTATTATAGctgatataataataacattattattaaatatattatggTTAAAGgtacataaatatatatatcgTAATAATGATGATTTAGATAGGGGTATGTTTAATTGGAATACAAGTAAAATACctaaaatatataatactatAGAAGGTTATttacaatattttattttatatgatatgtgtataaaattatttttatttttttcatctaattatatattaagtTTTTGGTTTCTATtgaatttattaaatactccatttttttatattttagtatcttattttaataatataaaatataaaaaaatacattggttatatttatcatgTCCTTTAAGATTTTTAAATTTCTTACGTATTGAAGATTTATTTGgaaagaataataattacaataaattaaatatacCCTTGATTAAATTATCAGTACAAATATTTGTAATGATATATACCTATGCATgtttaaattatttaattgaACAACCTTGTAGAGGTCAGtatgaattatatgattatgTTTTTTCAGGCATGCAAACTGTTACTACAGCAGCATTAGGAAAAGGTACATGCTTCcctttttcatttaaagGTAGATTTGctcatatattatatatatttatgacatttacatatatacattataaaataagatcattaaaaaattatatagttgaagagaaaaaaatatatggtAAAATTCCAAATATAGGATCATgttattttgttattatagGACATATAAAACCAATACaattatatgttataataaatgaattacaatcaacatataataacttagatgaaattattattttaacTAGTCTACctataaaattttattgGAATATTATTCGTTTattaaataagaaaaatatgtGTCAAATAAGTGTTTGCTTATATGATTTAAATAAACCTATGCCTTtgaaaattaaaaaaataataactTATAGTAGTggtatatttatatgtaataatattattaatacacattataatattaataatgatatgGAGACATTAAAACGatataatgaaattaaTACTTTTGGACCATATGATAAGCATATATCTATCTTTCTAAATAATATgtgtaataaaaatatattacttCAAAGATATAATAGACATATTTTATGTCTTAATGATttgaaaatgaaattatttGCAAAAACTGTGGATGATTGCCATGGGatgtttttattaatattattattttttatgaatactccacaaaaaattaaatgtaagcatacatatatattaaccAAATATTTTGATAGGCAGATAAAACGTcacaataaaaaaaaaaaaaaatataataaattaaaaagatataaaagTCTTCATAATAGTAGTagtaataaatataaatattatgataatattttttttaaaatcaatatgaaattaaaaagttTATTTTATCCAACTAAATCTAAACGTATAAAAACTAATATACAAAAtcaaacaaataataaacgatcttataattttttaaaaaatatgttttttattttctatacAAAACGATTTATACGTAATGGAAAGAATAACaacatttatatgaatCAAAATACTCAAAGCATTGAAAAACAGAAGACTAGAACATATAGAGATAATGAGCAAGGttattacaaaataaatatagataaGGAAGATATTGATAGCAACgatttttcatattataatataaaccataaaaatgttaaagaaataaataaaaataatgattgGTTATATAACAGCCAGACTTATGGAAGAAcaaaaagaataaaaaaaaaaataaataataaggTGCATTTTGTAAATGAGAATAAAACAAACAATGATGAAAgaaataaaagtaaaaataatatgtatagcaataaaaatataaaaagtaataaaagtataagaaacaaatattatgaaaataaatttaagAAATCATTTTGTAAAACTTTCTTATCATACAAATTTGATGAAAGTACaatatttaattcatttacaaattatttaaattacATGAAAGgaattaaatataatatttataaaattaaattcCCAGCTgcttttttaaatattcattttgttACTATCGTTcaatatatgtatatgaaTTATAACGCTTTTGTTATAGGAATAATTGATGAAGATAATCAAGTCAAATTAAATCCAGTcgattatatatatcttgaccctgatatatattttattatgttaaCGGATAGttttaatttattacaCAAAATAACccatataaaaaaaatagaattGGATTGGTTGGATAAAATagatgaaataaaaataaagagGACACAAAAATTTGTAAAGcatgaaaaaaaagacaCATCAAGTTTACAAGAGACTGTTGAAGAATATAACACATACAGAACTAATAATGATCAAAGTAGTGAGgaacataataataaaaataattataattattgttctaataataattgGAATAATTACtttgaatattataataagGATCTCTCCCAAAAACATCGAGAAATAAGTAAATTAAGAGaagaagataatatatattttaatccagtcttaaatatttttaaagtGGAAAATTATTTAGAAGCTTATAAAGTTTTCAGTctcaaaaataaaaataaaaataaaaatgaaatgataaataaaaagataaattTAAATGTAGGAAAGGATCATTCCAAAAGTGACCATAAAAATCGTACCTCATTTAttgaacaaaatatatataataagaaggaagaaatttttttaacaaataataaagagaataataaaaatgaaaaattaaaagaaaaaaaagaacattTTTCGAATGATATTATGGAGAATGACAATTATGATgatcattataataattataattttataatattaatatattgGCCACAATCTTTAAAtacttttttaaaaatattatttcaaaaacgacaacataatataattatattaagTGATCAAATAccttcatatatatacaataataatttatttccttatagatataatatttgttatattcAAAAATCACCACTTATTCTATTTAACTTAATATTATCTGGTATCTTAGTATGTGaaaaatgtataatttttaaaaattatttaaaattagATTCCTATCAAAATATTGTATcatataatgaaaaaacaaaaaatataaactTCTTGGAATATATGTGCGAATATAATGATAGTGATTtaatcattatatataataatatagaaaatatatttagaagaaaagatataaatataaactTTATTAATTATCAAATTAAAAgttataatgaaaaatataaatatcatgattatttaaaaaataaattatctATTCAATATAGACATAACCCAGCTTTTATGAACAATTTGTATACacataatgataatataaataaccataaacaaaaaaacaaaaaacaATATTCTCAAAGTGAATGttatagtaataatataatatcagaaaaaaaaataaaaaaaccAATAAATGAATCAAATAtaaaggaaataaaaaaatataacaaaaaaaataataaaaaaaataaaaataaaaaattatatttattaatagaattaaataatgcTTTATCAATtcaatatttaaataatgatgtTTTAACTAAcgtaaatattttaaaagaacaaatagataatattaataaaaataaatcacataatttattatttgtagaaaattataaaaaacaaatacaattttttaattatgGAAATTTACTTgtagaaaatatatacaaaaaaatagaacatatttttgtagataattattttttctatctatattttctaCAGTTTACTTCAGCTagtatatttatagatGAATTATTGTATCATCTAATAGGATATACATTTCctatcaaaaaaaattcattaGATATATCGACCATAAACTCTTTTATTCATGGTACATATGtagacaaaaaaaaaaaaattaaaacgGACttgatattaaaaaatatccATCCAAAATATCATTGTAgaaatttctttttcctCTTTCAA aaatatttaaagaaGGGAAGAATTATAATAGGAATTTATCGCTGCGATGAAGATAATCATATGACTATAGTTATTCCATGTCCACAGAAAAATCTTTTGATGCATAAAAATGACAAG GTTTATGTATTACAAAGTGAATATGAAAGTTAA